From Lactuca sativa cultivar Salinas mitochondrion, complete genome, a single genomic window includes:
- the matR gene encoding maturase: protein MKEAIRMVLESIYDPEFPDTSHFRSGRGCHSALRRIKEEWGTSRWFLEFDIRKCFHTIDRHRLIPIFKEEIGDPKFFYPIQKVFSAGRLVGAEKGPYSVPHSVLLSALPDNIYLHKLDQEIGRIQQKYEIPIVQRIRSVLLRTGRIDDQEDSGEEASFNPPQDNRAIIVGRVKSIQRKAAFHSLVSSWHTPPTSTPRLRGDQKRSFVFPPESALAAFLNKPSSLLCAAFLIEAAELTPKAEFYGRERCNNNWAMRDFFKYCKRKGLLIELGGEAILVIRSERGLARKLAPLKSHYLIRICYARYADDLLLGIVGAVELLIEIKKLLAHFLQSGLNLWVGSAGSTTIAARSTVEFLGTVIREVPPRTTPIQFLRELEKRLRVKHRIHITACHLRSAIHSKFRNLGNSIPIKELTKGMSGTGSLLDAVQLADTLGTAGVRSPQVSVLWGTVKHIRQGSRAISLLHSSGRSKVPSDVQQAVSRSGMSVRKLSLYTPAGRKAAGEGEGDWARSIRREFPIQIEAPIKKILRRLRDRGLISRRRPWPIHVACLTNVSDGDIVNWSAGIAISPLSYYRCRDNLYQVRTIVDHQIRWSAIFTPAHKHKSSARNIIPKYSKDSNIVNKEGGKTLAEFPNSIELGKLGPGQDPNNKEHSTTSLV, encoded by the coding sequence ATGAAAGAGGCGATCAGAATGGTACTCGAATCCATTTACGATCCCGAGTTTCCAGACACATCGCACTTCCGCTCGGGTCGAGGCTGCCACTCGGCCCTAAGACGGATCAAAGAAGAGTGGGGAACCTCTCGCTGGTTTTTGGAATTCGACATCAGGAAGTGTTTTCACACCATCGACCGACATCGACTCATCCCCATCTTTAAGGAAGAGATCGGCGACCCCAAGTTCTTTTACCCCATTCAGAAAGTATTTTCTGCCGGACGACTCGTAGGGGCGGAGAAGGGCCCTTACTCCGTCCCACACAGTGTATTACTATCGGCCCTACCAGACAACATCTACCTACACAAGCTCGATCAGGAGATAGGGAGGATCCAACAGAAGTACGAAATTCCGATTGTTCAGAGAATAAGATCGGTTCTATTAAGGACAGGTCGTATTGATGACCAAGAAGACTCTGGAGAAGAAGCAAGCTTCAACCCTCCCCAAGACAACAGAGCCATCATTGTGGGGAGGGTAAAGAGCATCCAACGCAAAGCGGCCTTTCATTCCCTTGTTTCGTCGTGGCACACCCCTCCCACAAGCACCCCCCGGCTCAGGGGGGACCAGAAAAGGTCTTTCGTTTTCCCCCCTGAGTCGGCCCTTGCCGCCTTCCTTAACAAGCCCTCGAGCCTCCTTTGCGCCGCCTTCCTAATAGAAGCCGCCGAGTTGACCCCGAAGGCCGAATTCTATGGTAGAGAACGCTGTAATAATAATTGGGCCATGAGAGACTTTTTTAAGTATTGCAAAAGAAAGGGCCTGCTGATAGAGCTGGGCGGGGAGGCGATACTAGTTATCAGGTCAGAGAGAGGCCTGGCCCGTAAGCTGGCCCCCTTAAAAAGCCATTACTTAATAAGGATTTGTTACGCGCGATATGCCGACGACTTACTACTGGGAATCGTGGGTGCCGTAGAGCTTCTCATAGAAATAAAAAAACTTCTCGCCCACTTCCTACAATCCGGCCTGAACCTTTGGGTAGGCTCTGCAGGATCAACAACAATAGCTGCACGGAGTACGGTAGAATTCCTCGGTACGGTCATTCGGGAAGTCCCTCCGAGGACGACTCCCATACAATTCTTGCGAGAGCTGGAGAAGCGTCTACGAGTAAAGCACCGTATACATATAACTGCTTGCCACCTACGCTCCGCCATCCATTCCAAGTTTAGGAACCTAGGTAATAGTATCCCGATCAAAGAGCTGACGAAGGGGATGAGCGGAACAGGGAGTCTACTGGACGCGGTTCAACTAGCGGACACTCTTGGAACAGCTGGAGTAAGAAGTCCCCAAGTGAGCGTATTATGGGGGACCGTCAAGCACATCCGGCAAGGATCAAGGGCGATCTCGTTGTTGCATAGCTCAGGTCGGAGTAAGGTGCCATCGGACGTCCAACAGGCAGTCTCACGATCGGGCATGAGTGTCCGGAAGTTGTCATTGTATACTCCCGCGGGTCGGAAGGCGGCGGGGGAAGGAGAGGGAGACTGGGCGAGATCTATCAGAAGGGAATTCCCCATACAAATAGAGGCGCCTATCAAAAAGATACTCCGAAGGCTTCGGGATCGAGGTCTCATTAGCCGAAGAAGACCCTGGCCAATCCACGTGGCCTGCTTGACGAACGTCAGCGACGGAGACATCGTAAATTGGTCCGCGGGCATCGCGATAAGTCCTCTGTCCTACTACAGGTGCCGCGACAACCTTTACCAAGTCCGAACGATTGTCGACCACCAGATCCGCTGGTCTGCAATATTCACCCCGGCCCACAAGCACAAATCCTCGGCGCGGAATATAATCCCAAAGTACTCCAAAGACTCAAATATAGTAAATAAAGAAGGTGGTAAGACCCTTGCAGAGTTCCCCAACAGCATAGAGCTTGGGAAGCTCGGACCCGGTCAAGATCCGAACAACAAGGAGCACTCAACTACTAGTCTAGTCTAG